In a genomic window of Vigna angularis cultivar LongXiaoDou No.4 chromosome 6, ASM1680809v1, whole genome shotgun sequence:
- the LOC108340971 gene encoding probable E3 ubiquitin-protein ligase WAVH2, with product MGEGGGGRRGTSKLKEAARKVAVAAAYACGSFSRRKALVDPVSIDTSCSLSATTSISSFVSPSRTKNSPGEVMEETDSGISTNINNELHGKNLCAICLDPLSYHSKGSSPGQAIFTAQCSHAFHFACISSNVRHGSVTCPICRAHWTQLPRNLNNNLSGPFTSSNQSDPILRILDDSIATFRVHRRSLLRSARYDDDDPVEPDDAPDSPKLSFSLVPIPPNAPTSYHPALQVTKHASCPCHLSLHPLTCSSSSHVQSPPMQTPYIMCPSSNRAYLSVKLTHERATDLVLVASPNGPHLRLLKQAMALVVFSLRQIDRLAIVTYSSAAARVFPLRRMTSYGKRTALQVIDRLFYMGQADPVEGLKKGIKILEDRVHKNPESCILHLSDNPTRPYHAVSMELPSTPIHRFHVGFGFGTSSGFVIQEFEEFLAKMLGGIVREIQLRICGAGEEVGSGRVIRIGEIRGGEERRILLDLGDCTHVYVEYSYIEGEIDECVRRTGETVVGVGEHKGDASEDGEETVRDMNTGGGGGRTSSVESWDFHDPYMARRWAKHLHGYRL from the exons atgGGAGAAGGAGGAGGGGGAAGAAGAGGGACTTCAAAGCTGAAAGAAGCAGCAAGGAAGGTGGCTGTGGCAGCAGCATATGCATGTGGCTCATTCTCGAGGAGAAAGGCTTTGGTGGATCCAGTATCCATTGACACGTCTTGTAGTCTATCTGCCACT acctcaatttcttcatttgtgtctccatcAAGAACAAAAAATTCCCCAGGGGAGGTAATGGAGGAAACAGATTCTGGTATCAGTACCAACATCAACAATGAGCTTCATGGCAAG AATTTGTGTGCAATATGTTTAGATCCTCTTAGTTACCACAGCAAGGGAAGCAGTCCTGGTCAAGCTATATTCACTGCTCAGTGCTCTCATGCATTCCATTTTGCCTGCATCTCTTCCAATGTCCGCCATGGAAGTGTCACTTGCCCCATTTGCCGTGCCCATTGGACTCAGCTCCCTCGCAACCTAAACAACAACCTTAGTGGGCCTTTCACTTCTTCCAACCAAAGTGATCCCATTCTTCGAATCCTTGATGATTCCATTGCTACCTTCCGTGTTCATCGCCGATCTCTTCTACGCTCCGCACgctatgatgatgatgatcctgTTGAACCTGATGACGCACCTGACAGTCCCAAGCTGAGTTTCTCTCTTGTGCCTATTCCACCAAATGCACCAACCAGTTATCATCCAGCTTTGCAAGTGACCAAACATGCCTCATGTCCTTGCCATTTATCACTCCACCCTTTAACTTGCAGCTCCTCATCACATGTACAATCTCCACCAATGCAAACACCTTATATCATGTGCCCTTCCTCAAATAGAGCCTATCTCTCTGTGAAACTCACCCACGAACGAGCCACTGATTTGGTCTTGGTGGCTAGTCCAAATGGACCACACCTAAGACTTCTCAAACAAGCAATGGCTCTTGTGGTTTTCTCCCTGAGACAGATAGACAGGTTGGCCATTGTTACATATTCCTCAGCCGCGGCTCGTGTGTTCCCCTTAAGACGCATGACATCTTATGGAAAGCGCACAGCCCTTCAAGTGATTGACCGCTTGTTTTACATGGGGCAAGCTGATCCAGTTGAAGGGTTGAAGAAAGGGATAAAGATACTTGAAGACCGTGTGCACAAGAACCCCGAATCATGCATCCTGCACTTATCAGATAATCCTACTAGACCATACCATGCTGTGAGCATGGAACTACCATCTACTCCAATTCATAGATTTCATGTGGGATTTGGCTTTGGCACTTCTAGTGGATTTGTCATACAAGAGTTTGAGGAGTTCTTGGCCAAGATGCTGGGAGGCATTGTGCGAGAAATCCAGCTGAGAATATGTGGGGCTGGAGAGGAAGTTGGCAGTGGCAGAGTCATAAGGATTGGAGAGATAAGAGGTGGAGAAGAAAGAAGGATTCTGTTAGACCTTGGTGACTGCACTCATGTGTATGTGGAATATAGCTACATTGAAGGTGAAATTGATGAGTGTGTTAGAAGGACAGGGGAAACTGTTGTAGGTGTTGGAGAACATAAAGGTGATGCTTCAGAAGATGGTGAAGAAACAGTGAGGGATATGAACacaggtggtggtggtggcagGACTAGCAGTGTTGAAAGTTGGGATTTTCATGATCCTTACATGGCTAGAAGATGGGCCAAGCATTTGCATGGTTATAGACTTTGA